In one window of Ruminococcus hominis DNA:
- a CDS encoding carbohydrate ABC transporter permease, which translates to MRKKKEKDYELEQDLFAISKANRRVMIIFLIIMLALWCVPIYSLLKDSLKVHGIENYWYVLTNEVNGVPFYQYFVNSIINAVFASALLVLICSFSGFAFSKIEFAGRKVIYNLVLMCLAISGPILIIPFFYIYKTAHLYNTHLAIILSECLITIPFGVLMMKNFFDGLPTELMESANVDGASIQRCFFSIYLPLAKPAIINLAVLQIMWSFQDFLFPLMFLTKDKAYTTTVAVNAFKGAYGMTPQNLGRYNAALVLISIPSILIFTFAQKFIVNGITSGAVKE; encoded by the coding sequence ATGAGAAAGAAAAAAGAAAAAGACTATGAACTCGAACAAGATTTATTTGCGATTTCAAAAGCGAACAGAAGAGTAATGATCATCTTCCTTATCATAATGTTAGCTTTGTGGTGTGTGCCTATTTATTCTTTGTTGAAAGATTCTTTAAAGGTACATGGAATAGAGAACTACTGGTATGTTCTTACAAATGAAGTAAATGGTGTTCCATTTTACCAATACTTTGTAAACTCCATTATCAATGCAGTATTTGCATCTGCATTACTGGTTCTAATCTGTTCATTTTCAGGATTTGCATTTTCTAAAATTGAATTTGCGGGAAGAAAAGTGATTTATAATCTTGTTTTAATGTGTCTTGCAATTTCAGGACCGATTTTGATTATACCTTTCTTCTATATTTATAAGACTGCACATTTGTATAATACACATTTAGCAATTATTCTTTCAGAGTGTTTGATTACAATTCCGTTTGGTGTACTTATGATGAAAAATTTCTTCGATGGACTTCCGACTGAATTGATGGAATCAGCAAATGTTGATGGTGCGTCTATCCAGCGTTGCTTTTTCAGTATTTATTTACCATTGGCAAAACCAGCGATCATTAACCTTGCTGTATTGCAGATTATGTGGTCTTTCCAGGATTTCCTTTTCCCATTGATGTTCCTTACGAAAGACAAGGCATATACAACAACAGTTGCAGTAAATGCATTTAAGGGAGCTTATGGAATGACACCGCAAAATTTGGGACGATATAATGCAGCTCTTGTATTGATATCTATTCCAAGTATCTTGATATTTACTTTTGCACAGAAATTTATTGTAAATGGAATTACTTCAGGTGCGGTAAAAGAATAG
- a CDS encoding glycoside hydrolase family 95 protein, translating into MNKTLKYISPAKSFTEALPLGNGSLGAMVYGGVPEEKITLNYDTFWSGTGHREEKEVDASTLEQARKLIFEGKFWEAEEYMKKNMLGFYNESYMPLGSLSYVFEKVDKPEEYVRFLDLENAIFTSKFKNHETEYISKMFISNPAKALVIKITASGKDKLDLKVKLDSEVQHTIKTEKDCCLYVSGNAPSNVQPNYVACENPIVYDEKNPGMAFCCYLQVTHKGGTVSADLDGLKIQEAEEVVFYLTAADGYKKYNQRIETNPEVCEKSCGDQIQKLNSKTYKELEEEHIADYQAVYKNVSLELEEIENDLPTDERLKHVQNGKQDLGLSCLFFHYNRYLMIACSRKGTQPANLQGIWSESIRPVWSSNWTVNINTEMNYWLNGPCNLIESFTPFVDFVEELSHAGEETAKKQCHCSGWTANHNVDIWRQTGPVDGEPKYAYWPMGGVWLCSQSYEYYRYSRDLEYLKNKIYPSLRGSVMFCLDWLQQREDGLYYTAPSTSPENTFKDGEGHACGVSYMTTMDLAIIKELFANYLETCNVLGIKEDLIEQVNERSKLLPNYQIGRTGKIQEWIKDFEEFDVGHRHFSPVFGFHPGHSIKKTDTELVEACQKFIEEKVANYKQQIGWSCAWLINLWARLGDGTKANYYYEELLRQSVYNNLFDLHPPLGETEGEREVFQIDGNFGSASAVAEMLLSSEDGKITILPALPCSWESGKVKGLLAVGGVEVDIAWKNRKPISISLRSSLDQSINIFYGNKKLTEKIELKKQEQQIIDLHSCEWI; encoded by the coding sequence ATGAATAAAACATTAAAATATATTTCACCGGCAAAATCATTTACAGAAGCGCTGCCACTAGGAAATGGATCTCTTGGAGCAATGGTTTATGGAGGCGTTCCAGAGGAAAAAATCACTTTAAATTATGACACATTTTGGTCAGGAACAGGACATAGAGAAGAAAAAGAAGTTGATGCAAGTACACTTGAGCAGGCAAGAAAATTAATCTTTGAAGGAAAATTCTGGGAAGCAGAAGAGTATATGAAGAAGAATATGCTCGGATTTTATAATGAGTCTTATATGCCTTTAGGAAGTCTCAGTTATGTGTTTGAAAAGGTCGATAAACCAGAAGAATATGTGCGATTCCTTGACTTAGAAAATGCTATATTTACTTCAAAATTCAAAAATCATGAAACAGAATATATCTCTAAGATGTTTATATCAAATCCGGCAAAAGCACTTGTAATTAAGATTACAGCCAGCGGAAAGGACAAACTGGATTTAAAAGTGAAGCTTGATAGCGAAGTGCAGCATACAATCAAGACAGAAAAGGATTGCTGTTTGTATGTAAGCGGAAATGCGCCGTCTAATGTACAACCTAATTATGTTGCTTGTGAAAATCCGATTGTATATGATGAGAAGAATCCAGGAATGGCATTTTGTTGTTATTTGCAGGTTACTCATAAAGGTGGAACTGTTAGTGCAGATTTAGACGGCTTGAAAATTCAAGAAGCTGAAGAAGTAGTGTTTTACTTGACAGCAGCGGATGGATATAAGAAGTACAATCAAAGGATTGAAACGAATCCAGAAGTGTGTGAAAAGAGTTGCGGTGATCAGATTCAGAAGTTGAATTCAAAAACATATAAAGAACTTGAAGAAGAACATATAGCAGATTATCAAGCTGTTTATAAAAATGTATCCCTTGAATTAGAAGAAATAGAAAATGATCTACCAACAGATGAACGTTTGAAACATGTTCAGAATGGAAAACAGGATTTGGGGTTGTCATGTCTGTTTTTCCATTATAATCGTTATCTGATGATAGCATGTTCACGAAAAGGAACTCAACCGGCAAATTTACAAGGTATTTGGAGCGAAAGTATAAGACCTGTATGGAGCAGTAACTGGACAGTTAATATTAATACCGAAATGAACTATTGGCTTAACGGCCCATGTAATCTAATTGAAAGCTTTACACCATTTGTAGATTTTGTCGAAGAATTAAGTCATGCCGGAGAAGAAACAGCAAAGAAACAGTGTCATTGTTCAGGTTGGACAGCAAATCATAATGTTGATATATGGAGGCAGACTGGTCCAGTAGATGGCGAGCCTAAATATGCGTACTGGCCGATGGGTGGTGTATGGTTGTGCTCACAAAGTTATGAATACTATAGATATTCAAGAGATTTGGAGTACTTGAAAAATAAAATATATCCATCATTGAGAGGATCTGTTATGTTTTGTCTTGATTGGTTACAACAAAGAGAAGATGGGCTTTATTATACAGCACCTTCTACCTCGCCAGAAAATACATTTAAAGATGGGGAAGGACACGCTTGTGGCGTGAGTTACATGACAACAATGGATTTAGCAATTATAAAAGAATTATTTGCTAACTATTTGGAAACATGTAATGTTCTTGGAATCAAAGAGGATTTGATTGAACAAGTGAATGAGCGCAGTAAGTTATTACCAAATTATCAGATTGGAAGAACAGGAAAGATTCAGGAATGGATTAAAGATTTCGAAGAATTTGATGTTGGACATCGACATTTCTCTCCGGTATTTGGATTCCATCCGGGACACTCAATAAAGAAAACAGATACTGAATTAGTAGAAGCATGTCAGAAGTTCATTGAAGAAAAGGTTGCAAACTATAAACAGCAAATAGGATGGAGTTGTGCATGGCTCATTAACTTGTGGGCAAGATTAGGTGATGGAACAAAAGCTAATTACTATTATGAAGAGTTGTTGCGACAATCGGTTTATAACAATCTTTTTGACCTTCATCCGCCATTAGGTGAAACGGAAGGAGAACGGGAAGTATTCCAGATTGACGGTAATTTTGGAAGTGCAAGTGCTGTTGCTGAAATGCTTTTGAGCAGTGAAGATGGAAAAATTACTATTCTTCCAGCATTACCATGTAGTTGGGAAAGCGGAAAAGTAAAAGGTCTTCTGGCTGTAGGTGGAGTTGAGGTGGATATCGCATGGAAAAATAGAAAACCAATTTCAATTTCACTTCGTTCTTCTTTAGATCAGTCTATAAATATTTTTTATGGAAATAAGAAGTTAACGGAAAAAATAGAATTAAAAAAACAGGAGCAGCAAATCATAGATCTGCACTCCTGTGAATGGATTTAA
- a CDS encoding LacI family DNA-binding transcriptional regulator → MASTIRDVAARAGLSVGTVSKYINGKTVKENTRLAIEEAIKELDFHPNNIAKGLRNAKSFSVAILLPMLDSTFCTSMISSIESTLLPLGYSVIVCECHNNAEMELRKTQYLIDRMVDGIVLIPYASDGKQIEMIQKSNIPLILLDQEIQDHATDCIVLDNELAGYESTQRLIDLGHKDIAIITGSPNHYTSNGRLNGYKKAITNAGLPITDDYIQCGDYCIDGGYEAMMRLCKLSKRPTAIFISNYDMTIGAYLAINYLRLKIPDDISVIGFDNFPLANVVNPPLSFAEQPTNVMGTEAGKLLYRRICGDYSDYPKTIMHKPTMHYKESIRQLT, encoded by the coding sequence TTGGCTTCAACAATTCGAGATGTTGCCGCTCGTGCCGGGCTCTCTGTCGGTACAGTTTCTAAATACATTAATGGCAAAACTGTAAAAGAAAATACTCGTTTAGCTATAGAAGAAGCAATCAAAGAACTTGATTTTCATCCAAACAACATAGCAAAAGGATTACGTAATGCAAAATCTTTCTCTGTTGCTATTTTGTTGCCAATGTTAGATTCTACTTTTTGTACTTCTATGATTTCATCAATCGAATCAACATTATTACCTTTAGGATATAGTGTTATTGTATGCGAATGCCACAACAATGCAGAAATGGAATTGCGAAAAACCCAGTATCTAATTGATCGTATGGTTGATGGGATTGTTCTGATTCCGTATGCCTCCGATGGCAAACAAATTGAGATGATTCAGAAAAGTAATATTCCATTAATTCTACTTGACCAGGAAATCCAGGATCATGCAACTGATTGTATCGTTCTTGATAATGAACTGGCTGGATATGAATCTACCCAACGTTTGATTGATTTAGGGCATAAAGATATTGCTATTATCACCGGAAGTCCGAATCATTATACCAGTAATGGACGTCTAAACGGATATAAAAAAGCTATAACAAACGCTGGTTTACCGATTACGGATGATTATATTCAATGCGGAGATTACTGTATAGACGGTGGTTATGAAGCTATGATGCGTTTGTGTAAACTCTCAAAAAGACCAACAGCCATATTCATCAGTAACTATGATATGACTATTGGTGCTTATCTTGCAATTAACTATTTACGATTAAAAATACCCGATGATATCTCGGTTATTGGATTTGACAACTTTCCACTTGCGAATGTAGTGAATCCACCTCTGTCTTTTGCAGAACAGCCTACTAATGTCATGGGCACAGAGGCTGGAAAACTTCTTTACAGACGTATTTGTGGTGACTACTCTGATTATCCAAAAACGATAATGCACAAACCAACCATGCATTATAAGGAAAGCATCCGTCAATTAACATAA
- a CDS encoding sensor histidine kinase — MRKRHSLKKELTVFILMASLVTLLSVAIAVCYVFFSFFFKNTQEDIEYVLNNTTQQYQSHMQFIEDGAIAIRHNSLLESFFQCDEYDSEEAKKQLVYSMELFAERNRVNQQYPFVTSMYLFNNQEQCVKEHYYAITLNSEKEEEIYYQNMQQWFKLEKNRYACVTDRENLNILFRIYDDNMKEKGIGIAQISCDAIREIFKEVEDYQDYSWIVLSNNDLMLLSGGDEKQNELMKETSVAWTGNKEIDGIKVIGSADSSGFGTRTVIAVGQSNILAILRPTLFIFLAGLVIVILFTFCVSYGLSYRFSKPVTRMISNIRAFGKQNLDVRMEDSTIQEFHDIGQVFNEMADRIEYLITEVYEKQLLATKSQVKYLQSQLNPHFQFNILAMLSLKAKMSGNEELYESLNAFSKLMQGKIFRDKEIKIKVKEELEIVQFYLFLQKERYQDKLMYEINLSDEQIKENLIPRLLIEPLVENAVSHGLEPQKERGMIKVCLYEESSSEKSSREEKINNTEQKKRLHIIVEDNGVGMDYEKLNENYEKETLENGEIGHTHTGLKNTQRMLRILYGEDYELDIESKKGKGTKIEIILPSERGTMLCGK; from the coding sequence ATGAGAAAAAGGCATAGTTTAAAGAAAGAATTAACTGTTTTTATACTGATGGCATCATTAGTAACTTTGTTATCAGTGGCGATAGCAGTATGCTATGTGTTTTTCTCATTTTTTTTCAAAAATACGCAGGAAGATATAGAATATGTACTCAATAATACAACACAACAGTACCAGTCACATATGCAATTTATAGAAGATGGAGCAATTGCTATAAGACATAATAGTCTGCTGGAGAGTTTTTTTCAATGTGATGAATATGATTCAGAAGAAGCCAAAAAACAATTAGTATATAGTATGGAATTGTTTGCGGAAAGAAATAGAGTCAATCAGCAATATCCATTTGTTACGAGTATGTATCTGTTTAATAATCAGGAACAGTGTGTGAAAGAGCATTATTATGCTATAACACTGAACAGTGAAAAGGAAGAGGAAATATATTATCAAAATATGCAACAGTGGTTCAAATTAGAAAAAAATAGATATGCATGTGTTACAGATAGAGAGAATCTGAATATTCTTTTTCGTATCTATGATGATAATATGAAAGAGAAAGGAATCGGCATAGCACAAATTAGTTGTGATGCAATTCGAGAAATATTTAAGGAGGTAGAAGACTATCAGGATTATTCTTGGATTGTATTATCTAATAATGATTTGATGTTGCTATCAGGTGGAGATGAGAAACAAAATGAGCTGATGAAAGAAACATCTGTAGCTTGGACGGGAAATAAGGAAATAGACGGAATAAAAGTAATAGGGAGTGCGGATTCGAGCGGATTTGGAACAAGAACCGTTATTGCTGTGGGACAGAGTAATATTTTAGCAATTTTACGGCCAACGTTATTTATCTTCTTGGCCGGACTTGTTATTGTAATACTCTTTACATTTTGTGTTTCCTACGGACTTAGTTATCGCTTTTCAAAACCAGTGACGAGGATGATCTCAAATATTCGTGCATTTGGAAAGCAGAACCTGGATGTGAGAATGGAGGATTCTACAATACAGGAATTTCATGACATTGGACAAGTGTTTAATGAGATGGCAGATCGAATAGAATATTTGATCACAGAGGTATACGAAAAGCAGTTATTGGCTACTAAATCACAGGTGAAATATCTTCAATCGCAGCTTAACCCTCATTTTCAGTTTAATATACTTGCGATGCTCAGTCTTAAAGCGAAAATGTCGGGCAACGAGGAATTATATGAAAGTTTGAATGCTTTTTCTAAATTAATGCAAGGTAAAATTTTCCGTGATAAGGAAATAAAAATAAAAGTGAAGGAAGAGCTGGAAATTGTTCAATTCTATTTATTTTTGCAAAAAGAACGTTATCAAGATAAATTGATGTATGAAATTAATTTATCAGACGAACAGATAAAAGAGAATCTTATTCCGCGACTTTTGATTGAGCCACTTGTGGAAAATGCTGTCTCACATGGATTGGAACCTCAAAAAGAGAGAGGAATGATAAAAGTATGTTTGTATGAGGAAAGTTCGTCAGAGAAATCTTCAAGGGAAGAAAAAATCAATAATACAGAACAAAAAAAGAGACTTCATATCATTGTTGAGGACAACGGAGTTGGAATGGATTATGAAAAGCTAAATGAGAATTATGAGAAAGAAACTTTGGAGAATGGGGAAATAGGTCATACTCATACAGGATTAAAAAACACACAAAGAATGTTACGGATTTTGTATGGCGAAGATTATGAACTTGACATTGAGAGTAAAAAAGGAAAAGGAACTAAAATTGAAATTATTCTTCCGTCAGAAAGGGGGACAATGTTATGTGGAAAGTAG
- a CDS encoding response regulator transcription factor, whose protein sequence is MWKVVAADDEGYIREALKKLINWEKMDCNLIEVLEDGQELIECIEKESPDIVITDIQMPEVNGLDVCKYLYETRPETQVIILTAYSNFDYAKSAIKYSACEYVLKIAIMDELPEALGKAIGKLLKLKKEVEKEEVVIPEQKTLLQQIEQYVEQNYKSKISLDEIADELHVNRSYLSRFYKNKTGVNLFDEILKLRIESAKEYLLKTDMKTYEVSEAVGFEDAGYFSKMFKKIMGVSPKEFRKREKDEKKN, encoded by the coding sequence ATGTGGAAAGTAGTTGCGGCAGATGACGAAGGTTATATAAGAGAAGCATTAAAAAAACTCATTAATTGGGAAAAAATGGATTGTAATTTGATAGAAGTGTTAGAGGACGGACAAGAGCTTATCGAATGTATCGAAAAAGAATCACCGGATATTGTTATTACGGATATTCAGATGCCGGAAGTAAATGGACTTGATGTGTGCAAATATTTATATGAAACCAGACCCGAAACACAAGTAATAATATTAACGGCATATTCTAACTTTGATTATGCAAAATCTGCAATCAAATACAGTGCATGTGAATATGTTTTGAAGATTGCGATTATGGATGAACTTCCGGAAGCGTTAGGAAAAGCAATAGGAAAGCTATTAAAACTGAAAAAAGAAGTCGAGAAAGAGGAAGTTGTAATACCAGAGCAAAAGACACTTCTTCAGCAGATTGAACAATATGTAGAGCAAAATTATAAAAGCAAGATTTCTTTGGATGAAATAGCAGATGAATTGCATGTCAATAGAAGTTATCTAAGTAGATTTTATAAAAATAAAACAGGTGTAAATCTTTTTGACGAGATATTAAAGCTTCGAATAGAGTCGGCAAAAGAATATCTCTTAAAAACAGATATGAAAACTTACGAAGTTTCGGAAGCGGTTGGATTTGAAGATGCAGGTTATTTTTCAAAGATGTTTAAAAAAATTATGGGTGTTTCACCGAAGGAATTTAGGAAGCGAGAAAAGGATGAAAAAAAGAATTAG
- a CDS encoding ABC transporter substrate-binding protein, whose protein sequence is MKKRIRQVAFVLGILISCCLLGGCEGEDKHNVSITLIHAWGGTEKDHAEMRDIYAEFQKEYPEIDLQIISMPTSEEMMRKVEDMVMVGNVPDIISFSGVGENCLYDFLVENDMALDIQPYIERDNDFSQSISDVNREYWKTKNGELYSVSDVLMLSGGYWYNEDILNAAGIEQVPKSWDEFQMMCNQISDWALKEGTEITALQPAAEGYLYCIDHMLSGSEQARTKGQQFVYQEEEFTTAINQLKQLYSLSVSKTPEYSYRDETNLFNEGKLAIYINGVWSAPMISDDINAKYALLPSCTEKTVSCESSGLGYVLGKSGNEERQEAAVSFLKYMLSKDVQLQILERTEQIPANPDVSVELYKENKDKLYQAVSLVLEADEKIEVPSNIWSLEQKNYFTESIFDLLAGTISVQEFEENIKMK, encoded by the coding sequence ATGAAAAAAAGAATTAGGCAAGTTGCATTTGTATTGGGAATACTGATAAGCTGCTGTTTGCTAGGTGGTTGTGAAGGCGAAGACAAACATAATGTCTCAATTACTTTAATTCATGCCTGGGGCGGTACAGAAAAAGATCATGCTGAAATGAGAGATATTTACGCTGAGTTTCAAAAAGAGTATCCGGAGATTGACTTACAGATTATTTCGATGCCGACGAGTGAAGAGATGATGAGAAAGGTAGAAGATATGGTAATGGTTGGTAATGTTCCGGATATTATCTCTTTTAGTGGAGTTGGTGAAAATTGTCTGTATGATTTTTTAGTTGAAAATGATATGGCATTAGATATTCAGCCATATATAGAGCGAGATAATGATTTTTCCCAAAGCATATCAGATGTGAATAGGGAATATTGGAAAACCAAGAATGGAGAGTTGTATTCTGTGTCAGATGTTCTTATGTTAAGTGGTGGATATTGGTACAATGAGGATATTTTAAATGCAGCAGGAATTGAGCAAGTGCCGAAAAGTTGGGATGAATTTCAGATGATGTGTAACCAGATCAGTGATTGGGCATTGAAAGAAGGAACAGAGATAACAGCACTTCAACCAGCGGCAGAGGGATATTTATATTGTATAGATCATATGCTTTCAGGTAGTGAACAAGCCAGGACAAAGGGACAGCAGTTTGTATATCAAGAGGAAGAGTTCACTACTGCGATAAATCAGCTGAAACAATTGTATAGTTTATCTGTTTCAAAAACTCCAGAGTATAGTTATCGAGATGAAACGAATCTCTTCAATGAAGGAAAACTGGCAATTTACATCAATGGTGTATGGAGTGCTCCAATGATTTCAGATGATATTAATGCAAAGTATGCTTTACTTCCATCATGTACAGAAAAAACTGTATCATGTGAATCTTCAGGTCTTGGATATGTATTAGGAAAGAGTGGAAATGAAGAAAGACAGGAAGCGGCAGTAAGCTTTTTAAAGTATATGCTTAGCAAAGACGTTCAGTTACAGATTCTTGAGAGGACGGAACAAATTCCGGCGAATCCGGATGTTTCGGTAGAGCTATATAAGGAAAATAAAGATAAATTATATCAAGCGGTATCATTGGTTCTTGAAGCTGATGAAAAAATAGAAGTTCCAAGTAACATCTGGTCACTAGAACAAAAAAATTATTTTACTGAATCAATTTTTGATTTATTGGCGGGAACAATCTCAGTACAAGAATTTGAAGAAAATATAAAAATGAAATAG
- a CDS encoding ABC transporter substrate-binding protein — translation MRKKLVSVLLVAAMGVSVLVGCGSSSGNEGDKKASGDENVLEFYHGYYQDESEWPAAQVMRDIYDEFAQEHADGDVTFKPIAVENRDDIVSAQVAGGSYPDMVDVGGNGVPQAAISQELVYDLKPYIDENNLQDAVGLNYTQHDLDGHIYAVHDQIESRGLWYNAALFEKAGVSADAFADWNTFKDAMTKIAGLGDESYGYIAGQGSGCIINAIMASTDAGKKMVESELTEDIINSDEFANAFKTTAKLDQANGSEHTTDDNGNLMAEFNTNGKVGVLFNGVWNASGIDESLVDAIEPALFPGNISISSAGGGLTVANNMSEEKTALALEFVKYMTSAEVQEKIFTGVQANPCNTTVDLNALAEASGDAATMKLAKACAQVNEADTIVIDMKYTWGSDVNKAIINALMECAVSGTDIDARFEALQKELLALIG, via the coding sequence ATGAGAAAGAAATTGGTAAGTGTACTTCTAGTAGCAGCAATGGGTGTATCCGTATTAGTAGGATGTGGAAGCAGTTCAGGAAACGAAGGAGATAAGAAAGCTTCCGGTGATGAAAATGTTTTGGAGTTTTATCATGGATATTATCAGGATGAAAGTGAATGGCCGGCAGCACAGGTAATGAGAGATATCTATGATGAATTTGCACAGGAACATGCAGACGGAGATGTAACTTTTAAACCGATTGCTGTTGAGAACAGAGATGATATTGTTAGTGCACAGGTTGCTGGTGGATCATACCCGGATATGGTAGATGTTGGAGGAAATGGAGTACCACAGGCTGCAATTTCACAGGAGCTTGTTTATGATCTGAAGCCATATATTGATGAAAATAATCTTCAGGACGCAGTAGGACTTAACTATACACAGCATGATCTAGATGGTCATATTTATGCTGTACATGATCAGATTGAAAGCCGTGGTCTTTGGTATAACGCAGCGCTGTTTGAAAAAGCAGGTGTTTCTGCAGATGCATTTGCAGACTGGAATACATTCAAAGATGCAATGACAAAGATTGCAGGTTTAGGTGATGAATCTTATGGATATATTGCCGGACAGGGATCTGGATGCATTATAAATGCAATTATGGCATCTACAGACGCTGGAAAGAAGATGGTAGAGTCTGAGTTGACAGAAGATATTATTAATTCTGATGAGTTTGCTAATGCATTCAAGACAACAGCAAAATTAGATCAGGCAAATGGTTCAGAGCATACAACAGATGATAATGGAAATCTGATGGCTGAGTTTAATACAAATGGAAAAGTAGGAGTACTTTTCAATGGTGTATGGAACGCAAGTGGAATTGATGAATCTTTAGTTGATGCTATTGAGCCTGCACTGTTCCCGGGAAATATCTCTATTTCATCAGCAGGTGGCGGACTTACAGTTGCAAACAACATGAGTGAAGAGAAAACAGCACTTGCACTTGAATTTGTTAAGTATATGACAAGTGCGGAAGTTCAGGAAAAAATCTTTACAGGTGTTCAGGCAAACCCATGTAACACAACAGTTGATCTGAATGCACTTGCAGAGGCGAGTGGAGATGCTGCCACAATGAAACTTGCTAAAGCATGTGCTCAGGTTAATGAAGCAGATACAATTGTAATCGACATGAAATATACATGGGGATCTGACGTTAACAAAGCGATTATAAACGCACTTATGGAGTGTGCTGTTTCAGGAACAGACATCGATGCAAGATTTGAGGCACTCCAGAAAGAATTACTTGCATTAATCGGTTAA
- a CDS encoding carbohydrate ABC transporter permease: MKENLSYKKKKSKLGIRRTGFIIAFLAPTILAFCVFYLYPIITVFATSFCKWDYSNITSPEFFGFQDLWNNYEYIFKKYPFFWEALKNSATWALLGAIVQIPIATLIALALSRKVKGIKFVRNVYIIPNMISTAAMGVIFLQLYNPSYGIINPIIRLFNKDFTDSVLLLKGPAFIAMTCAYIFFTGTTTLMILGNIMAVPEEVREAAMLDGASGLKQDWYITIPMIKGTLKTVSVLAATSGFLLYNEVYFLTKGAAGTYSISYVIRELAITSPRTQFGRANAVAMIQILAGMVIILVINFAYSVSFKKEKH, from the coding sequence TTGAAAGAGAATCTTAGCTATAAGAAGAAAAAAAGTAAATTGGGTATAAGGCGCACAGGATTTATTATTGCTTTTTTGGCACCGACAATTCTGGCGTTTTGTGTGTTTTATCTTTATCCAATTATTACAGTATTTGCGACATCCTTCTGTAAGTGGGATTACAGTAATATTACATCTCCAGAATTTTTTGGGTTTCAGGATTTATGGAATAACTATGAGTATATTTTTAAAAAATATCCATTCTTTTGGGAAGCACTTAAAAACTCTGCAACTTGGGCACTCCTTGGTGCAATAGTTCAGATTCCGATTGCTACCTTAATAGCACTTGCATTATCAAGAAAAGTAAAGGGAATCAAGTTTGTACGAAATGTTTACATCATTCCGAATATGATTTCTACAGCGGCGATGGGAGTGATTTTCTTACAGTTATATAATCCATCTTATGGAATTATCAATCCTATTATCAGATTATTCAATAAAGATTTTACAGATAGTGTGCTGCTGTTAAAAGGACCGGCATTTATAGCTATGACATGTGCATATATCTTCTTTACAGGAACAACAACATTAATGATACTTGGTAATATCATGGCAGTTCCGGAAGAAGTGAGAGAAGCTGCGATGTTAGATGGAGCCAGTGGATTAAAGCAGGATTGGTACATTACAATTCCAATGATTAAAGGAACACTGAAAACAGTATCTGTGCTTGCCGCAACTTCAGGATTCCTTCTTTACAACGAAGTTTATTTCCTGACAAAAGGAGCAGCAGGAACATACAGTATTAGTTATGTGATTCGAGAGTTAGCAATCACAAGTCCGAGAACTCAGTTTGGACGAGCAAATGCGGTGGCTATGATACAGATTTTAGCAGGTATGGTCATTATTCTTGTAATTAATTTCGCATACAGTGTTTCATTCAAAAAAGAGAAACATTAG